One segment of Physeter macrocephalus isolate SW-GA chromosome 3, ASM283717v5, whole genome shotgun sequence DNA contains the following:
- the CRYBG2 gene encoding beta/gamma crystallin domain-containing protein 2 isoform X2, producing the protein MEEASGPPARAKARVVSTTLTWRQRPPAREESKHRFHKVSLVSGARLEVPQEEMSEHGHRREEVNGFAAREEDTMNHQGPGDGAGSNSFQSHGPIFSKIYALPPKEKRPVGRPKEAVDQGDGSPQDPRTEPPSPGATAKTELLEPVHGPHEPRPNPGVGLTSGSSRSLEERRVTRAVRTTTVVGGHGHRQVNSSVTNSVGLTLPGKAPPRGRNAARAVQAVVVSPRAEDSPSRSQALELLASLVPAGRSPPASQLPRPPAAVTRSPGLGSTEGAAPGQLPETGTAEPEDRCVLAPAGFPDYAHPPQNQDVPATHPDQDQDKAPDARVHEVPRVQRAFSPTQLPLQTSQGHTPVPSSPRLQTQTPTLGLGHPPEQPEVPTHARAQLTLEPRGPQAWPSVKREGCPDSPAATSLPTVKTEAVIVPGQSLTPSSTRRKAVTSPGHLSAPSSPRNKVVQDSEDVSIFSLTQKEVVQSPGVPADSTPAQKEVVQGPGALIAPSSSGGKVSLSPGGPPAPRLMGAEASLESQLGPDSAEGETFPEPSREEEEVALTADLEIFLDTLRSMEPPEILRTHRLPRAPRSSYLATYATLPAIEEDQPGPWVLGPSPQGVPALEENEEERGEEEEEEEEEEEPQNPYLSDGENLQRRQEKARSSPSWDSHPARPCQVSCSLLEMMKKYTAGAKGAHPEVGPEWQAGSRPTSRLEGSLLFGGLVPALKEAPTLEPLGTKPSALPPHGAPGLRKVPGQLPLLYREGSPPEKSACAQSPEGWMFLFSEPGCQGSSREVWEDIADASGWARVASIRVVRGCWMLYEEPAFRGQKLVLPEGDVELGALGPAWSTQGIGSLRRVVQDYITPEISLYSEEGLKGEQVKLTKALEDPQGLERPLQVASATVSAGLWLLYPKPFFEDTPCILEPGEYPTPEAWGASDPSVGSLKPMRLGCPSVEKPGEPKAVVYEAPGFQGQSWEVSRDIYNLQQPEDGQSPSLASVGSLQVLGGCWVGYEKEGFRGHQYLLEEGEYADWSHWGGYNKALTSLRVIRTDFGDPAVVLFEAMDFEGHGVEVSEALPDVELAGHGPRTQAIHVLSGVWVAYQEVGFSGEQYVLEKGVYRNCEDWGASSSALASLQPVLQVGEHNLHFVSKIQLFSGPDFLGDHISFDDDQTSLPPSFQPQSCRVHGGSWILFDEKNFEGEQHILSEGEFPTLTAMGCLASTVLGSLQKVPLHFSEPSIFLYGLECFEGKEIELGGELRSLQAEGFNNHVLSVRIKGGFWVLCQHSDFRGRQWLVGSCEITNWLTYSGTQRVGSLYPIKQRRAYFHLWNAALGGLLAVPDHVEDMKAGRVVVSEPQAGGSCIWYYEDGLLKNQVAPTMSLQVIGTPSTGSKVVLWAESRLPRQTWRISESGHICSQMFEGRILDVKGGQGYDRDHAVLWELAKDRASQIWTVHVL; encoded by the exons ATGGAGGAGGCCAGTGGGCCCCCAGCTCGGGCCAAGGCCCGAGTGGTGAGTACCACACTGACATGGCGGCAGCGGCCCCCTGCCCGGGAAGAGAGCAAACACCGTTTTCACAAGGTGTCCCTGGTATCAGGGGCCCGGCTGGAAGTCCCCCAGGAGGAGATGTCTGAGCATGGCCACCGTCGGGAGGAAGTCAACGGCTTTGCTGCACGGGAAGAAGACACTATGAATCACCAGGGCCCCGGGGACGGGGCTGGCTCCAACAGCTTCCAGAGCCATGGGCCCATCTTTTCCAAAATTTACGCACTGCCCCCCAAGGAGAAAAGGCCAGTGGGAAGGCCAAAGGAGGCTGTGGACCAGGGTGATGGCAGTCCGCAGGACCCTAGGACTGAGCCACcgagcccaggagccacagccAAGACTGAGCTTTTGGAGCCGGTGCATGGGCCCCATGAGCCCAGGCCCAACCCGGGTGTGGGTCTCACCAGCGGGAGCTCCCGGAGCCTCGAGGAACGGCGGGTGACACGCGCTGTGCGGACTACCACGGTGGTGGGAGGGCACGGGCACCGACAGGTGAACAGCTCTGTGACGAACTCTGTGGGGCTAACGCTCCCGGGCAAGGCCCCGCCCAGGGGCCGCAATGCTGCCCGCGCGGTGCAGGCAGTGGTGGTGAGCCCCCGAGCCGAGGACTCACCCAGCCGCAGCCAGGCCCTGGAGCTGCTAGCTAGCCTTGTGCCCGCTGGGCGGAGCCCACCCGCCAGCCAGCTTCCCAGGCCCCCAGCTGCTGTGACAAGGAGTCCAGGTCTGGGCAGCACAGAGGGTGCAGCCCCGGGGCAGCTGCCTGAGACGGGGACAGCAGAGCCAGAGGACAGATGTGTCCTGGCCCCCGCAGGCTTCCCGGACTATGCCCACCCGCCTCAGAACCAGGATGTCCCTGCAACCCACCCGGACCAAGACCAGGACAAAGCCCCAGATGCCAGGGTCCATGAGGTCCCAAGAGTGCAGAGAGCGTTCAGCCCCACCCAGCTCCCTCTCCAGACCTCTCAGGGCCACACACCAGTACCCTCCTCTCCCAGACTCCAGACCCAAACCCCCACCCTGGGCCTAGGTCACCCCCCAGAGCAGCCTGAAGTACCTACTCATGCTAGGGCCCAGCTGACTCTCGAGCCCAGGggaccccaggcctggccctccGTCAAAAGGGAAGGGTGTCCAGATTCCCCTGCTGCCACCAGCCTGCCCACGGTGAAGACTGAGGCTGTTATAGTCCCTGGACAATCTCTTACTCCATCCTCTACAAGAAGGAAGGCTGTCACCAGCCCAGGACATCTTTCTGCTCCATCCTCCCCAAGGAATAAGGTTGTTCAGGACTCTGAAGATGTCTCTATCTTCTCCCTTACCCAGAAAGAGGTGGTGCAGAGCCCTGGGGTTCCTGCCGACTCAACCCCCGCCCAGAAGGAGGTTGTTCAGGGCCCTGGTGCTCTCATTGCCCCCTCCTCCTCAGGGGGCAAGGTATCCCTCAGCCCAGGAGGCCCCCCTGCCCCAAGGCTGATGGGAGCAGAGGCCAGCCTGGAGTCCCAGCTTGGCCCTGACTCCGCTGAAGGTGAGACGTTCCCGGAGCCAtcaagggaggaggaggaggtggccctGACCGCTGACCTGGAGATTTTCCTGGACACCCTGCGGAGTATGGAACCCCCCGAGATCCTCCGCACTCACCGGCTGCCACGAGCCCCCCGCTCTTCCTACCTGGCCACATACGCCACGCTGCCTGCCATCGAGGAGGACCAGCCTGGGCCATGGGTGCTGGGACCCAGCCCCCAGGGGGTGCCTGCactggaagaaaatgaagaggaaaggggagaggaggaggaggaggaggaggaggaggaagaaccaCAGAACCCCTACCTGAGCGACGGTGAAAATCTCCAGCGCAGGCAGGAGAAAGCCAGGTCCAGCCCCTCCTGGGACTCCCACCCTGCCCGACCCTGCCAGGTCTCTTGCTCTCTTCTAGAGATGATGAAGAAGTACACAGCAGGTGCCAAGGGCGCCCACCCAGAAGTCGGGCCAGAGTGGCAGGCAGGCAGCCGGCCCACTTCCCGTCTTGAAGGCAGCCTTCTCTTTGGGGGTCTGgtgcctgccctcaaggaggcCCCCACTTTGGAACCACTGGGCACAAAACCATCTGCTCTACCGCCCCACGGGGCACCAGGGCTCAGGAAGGTGCCAGGGCAGCTGCCCCTGCTCTACAGGGAAGGGTCACCTCCAGAGAAGTCCGCATGTGCCCAGTCCCCGGAGGGGTGG ATGTTCCTCTTCTCGGAGCCTGGCTGCCAAGGCAGCAGCAGGGAGGTTTGGGAAGACATTGCTGATGCTTCCGGCTGGGCCCGCGTGGCTTCCATACGGGTGGTACGAGGCTG CTGGATGCTGTACGAAGAACCGGCGTTCCGGGGCCAGAAGCTGGTCCTGCCTGAAGGAGATGTGGAACTTGGAGCTCTGGGGCCAGCATGGAGTACCCAAGGCATTGGCTCCCTGAGGAGGGTTGTCCAG GACTACATTACCCCAGAGATCAGCCTGTACTCTGAGGAGGGCCTCAAGGGAGAGCAAGTGAAGCTAACCAAGGCCTTGGaggacccccagggcctggagaggCCTCTGCAGGTGGCATCTGCCACTGTCTCCGCAGGACT GTGGCTTCTATACCCCAAGCCCTTCTTTGAAGACACTCCCTGCATCCTGGAGCCTGGAGAGTACCCCACCCCAGAGGCCTGGGGTGCATCAGACCCCAGTGTGGGCTCCCTGAAGCCCATGAGATTG GGCTGCCCAAGTGTGGAGAAGCCAGGGGAGCCCAAG GCTGTAGTGTATGAGGCCCCAGGCTTTCAGGGCCAGAGCTGGGAAGTGAGCCGAGACATCTACAACCTGCAGCAGCCAGAGGACGGCCAGAGCCCCAGCTTGGCCTCTGTGGGGTCCCTGCAAGTTCTTGGGGGCTG ctgggTGGGCTACGAGAAGGAGGGTTTCCGGGGTCACCAGTATCTGCTGGAGGAGGGAGAATACGCTGATTGGTCACATTGGGGAGGCTATAACAAGGCGCTGACCTCCCTGCGAGTCATCCGGACG GACTTCGGGGACCCGGCGGTGGTGCTGTTTGAGGCCATGGACTTTGAGGGGCATGGCGTGGAGGTGAGCGAGGCATTGCCGGACGTGGAGCTGGCGGGACACGGCCCCCGAACGCAGGCCATCCACGTGCTCAGCGGCGT GTGGGTGGCCTATCAGGAGGTGGGCTTCTCCGGGGAGCAGTACGTGCTGGAGAAGGGCGTGTACCGCAACTGCGAAGACTGGGGCGCGAGCAGCAGCGCCCTCGCCTCTCTGCAGCCGGTCCTGCAG GTCGGGGAGCACAATCTGCACTTTGTCTCAAAG ATTCAGCTTTTCTCCGGTCCGGACTTCCTGGGCGACCACATCTCCTTTGACGATGACCAGACCTCTCTTcccccctccttccagccccaaTCTTGCCGGGTCCACGGCGGCAG ctgGATCCTGTTTGATGAGAAGAACTTTGAGGGTGAGCAGCACATTCTCTCTGAGGGCGAGTTCCCCACTCTCACAGCCATGGGCTGCCTGGCCTCCACGGTCCTGGGCTCTCTCCAGAAGGTGCCCCTG CACTTTTCAGAGCCATCCATTTTCCTGTATGGCCTGGAGTGCTTCGAGGGGAAGGAGATCGAGCTCGGTGGGGAGCTGCGGAGCCTGCAAGCCGAGGGCTTCAACAACCACGTGCTGTCTGTGCGGATCAAGGGGGGCTT ctgggtgctGTGCCAGCACAGCGACTTCCGGGGCCGCCAGTGGCTGGTGGGCAGCTGCGAGATCACCAACTGGCTGACGTACAGTGGGACCCAGAGGGTGGGCTCCCTCTACCCCATCAAGCAG CGCCGGGCTTACTTCCATCTCTGGAATGCGGCACTGGGGGGACTCCTGGCAGTGCCGGACCACGTGGAGGACATGAAGGCGGGCCGCGTGGTGGTCTCTGAGCCCCAAGCTGGAGGCAGCTGTATCTGGTACTACGAGGATGGGCTGCTGAAGAACCAG GTAGCCCCCACCATGAGCCTGCAGGTGATTGGCACCCCCAGCACAGGCTCCAAGGTAGTGCTGTGGGCTGAGAGCCGCCTGCCCCGCCAGACGTGGAGGATCAGCGAATCAGGCCATATCTGCAGCCAGATGTTTGAAGGCCGGATCCTAGATGTGAAGG gtggcCAGGGCTACGACCGGGACCACGCAGTGCTATGGGAGCTGGCCAAGGACAGGGCGTCCCAGATCTGGACTGTCCATGTGCTTTga
- the CRYBG2 gene encoding beta/gamma crystallin domain-containing protein 2 isoform X1: protein MEEASGPPARAKARVVSTTLTWRQRPPAREESKHRFHKVSLVSGARLEVPQEEMSEHGHRREEVNGFAAREEDTMNHQGPGDGAGSNSFQSHGPIFSKIYALPPKEKRPVGRPKEAVDQGDGSPQDPRTEPPSPGATAKTELLEPVHGPHEPRPNPGVGLTSGSSRSLEERRVTRAVRTTTVVGGHGHRQVNSSVTNSVGLTLPGKAPPRGRNAARAVQAVVVSPRAEDSPSRSQALELLASLVPAGRSPPASQLPRPPAAVTRSPGLGSTEGAAPGQLPETGTAEPEDRCVLAPAGFPDYAHPPQNQDVPATHPDQDQDKAPDARVHEVPRVQRAFSPTQLPLQTSQGHTPVPSSPRLQTQTPTLGLGHPPEQPEVPTHARAQLTLEPRGPQAWPSVKREGCPDSPAATSLPTVKTEAVIVPGQSLTPSSTRRKAVTSPGHLSAPSSPRNKVVQDSEDVSIFSLTQKEVVQSPGVPADSTPAQKEVVQGPGALIAPSSSGGKVSLSPGGPPAPRLMGAEASLESQLGPDSAEGETFPEPSREEEEVALTADLEIFLDTLRSMEPPEILRTHRLPRAPRSSYLATYATLPAIEEDQPGPWVLGPSPQGVPALEENEEERGEEEEEEEEEEEPQNPYLSDGENLQRRQEKARSSPSWDSHPARPCQVSCSLLEMMKKYTAGAKGAHPEVGPEWQAGSRPTSRLEGSLLFGGLVPALKEAPTLEPLGTKPSALPPHGAPGLRKVPGQLPLLYREGSPPEKSACAQSPEGWSSAMKTQGKLNTRPGKMFLFSEPGCQGSSREVWEDIADASGWARVASIRVVRGCWMLYEEPAFRGQKLVLPEGDVELGALGPAWSTQGIGSLRRVVQDYITPEISLYSEEGLKGEQVKLTKALEDPQGLERPLQVASATVSAGLWLLYPKPFFEDTPCILEPGEYPTPEAWGASDPSVGSLKPMRLGCPSVEKPGEPKAVVYEAPGFQGQSWEVSRDIYNLQQPEDGQSPSLASVGSLQVLGGCWVGYEKEGFRGHQYLLEEGEYADWSHWGGYNKALTSLRVIRTDFGDPAVVLFEAMDFEGHGVEVSEALPDVELAGHGPRTQAIHVLSGVWVAYQEVGFSGEQYVLEKGVYRNCEDWGASSSALASLQPVLQIQLFSGPDFLGDHISFDDDQTSLPPSFQPQSCRVHGGSWILFDEKNFEGEQHILSEGEFPTLTAMGCLASTVLGSLQKVPLHFSEPSIFLYGLECFEGKEIELGGELRSLQAEGFNNHVLSVRIKGGFWVLCQHSDFRGRQWLVGSCEITNWLTYSGTQRVGSLYPIKQRRAYFHLWNAALGGLLAVPDHVEDMKAGRVVVSEPQAGGSCIWYYEDGLLKNQVAPTMSLQVIGTPSTGSKVVLWAESRLPRQTWRISESGHICSQMFEGRILDVKGGQGYDRDHAVLWELAKDRASQIWTVHVL, encoded by the exons ATGGAGGAGGCCAGTGGGCCCCCAGCTCGGGCCAAGGCCCGAGTGGTGAGTACCACACTGACATGGCGGCAGCGGCCCCCTGCCCGGGAAGAGAGCAAACACCGTTTTCACAAGGTGTCCCTGGTATCAGGGGCCCGGCTGGAAGTCCCCCAGGAGGAGATGTCTGAGCATGGCCACCGTCGGGAGGAAGTCAACGGCTTTGCTGCACGGGAAGAAGACACTATGAATCACCAGGGCCCCGGGGACGGGGCTGGCTCCAACAGCTTCCAGAGCCATGGGCCCATCTTTTCCAAAATTTACGCACTGCCCCCCAAGGAGAAAAGGCCAGTGGGAAGGCCAAAGGAGGCTGTGGACCAGGGTGATGGCAGTCCGCAGGACCCTAGGACTGAGCCACcgagcccaggagccacagccAAGACTGAGCTTTTGGAGCCGGTGCATGGGCCCCATGAGCCCAGGCCCAACCCGGGTGTGGGTCTCACCAGCGGGAGCTCCCGGAGCCTCGAGGAACGGCGGGTGACACGCGCTGTGCGGACTACCACGGTGGTGGGAGGGCACGGGCACCGACAGGTGAACAGCTCTGTGACGAACTCTGTGGGGCTAACGCTCCCGGGCAAGGCCCCGCCCAGGGGCCGCAATGCTGCCCGCGCGGTGCAGGCAGTGGTGGTGAGCCCCCGAGCCGAGGACTCACCCAGCCGCAGCCAGGCCCTGGAGCTGCTAGCTAGCCTTGTGCCCGCTGGGCGGAGCCCACCCGCCAGCCAGCTTCCCAGGCCCCCAGCTGCTGTGACAAGGAGTCCAGGTCTGGGCAGCACAGAGGGTGCAGCCCCGGGGCAGCTGCCTGAGACGGGGACAGCAGAGCCAGAGGACAGATGTGTCCTGGCCCCCGCAGGCTTCCCGGACTATGCCCACCCGCCTCAGAACCAGGATGTCCCTGCAACCCACCCGGACCAAGACCAGGACAAAGCCCCAGATGCCAGGGTCCATGAGGTCCCAAGAGTGCAGAGAGCGTTCAGCCCCACCCAGCTCCCTCTCCAGACCTCTCAGGGCCACACACCAGTACCCTCCTCTCCCAGACTCCAGACCCAAACCCCCACCCTGGGCCTAGGTCACCCCCCAGAGCAGCCTGAAGTACCTACTCATGCTAGGGCCCAGCTGACTCTCGAGCCCAGGggaccccaggcctggccctccGTCAAAAGGGAAGGGTGTCCAGATTCCCCTGCTGCCACCAGCCTGCCCACGGTGAAGACTGAGGCTGTTATAGTCCCTGGACAATCTCTTACTCCATCCTCTACAAGAAGGAAGGCTGTCACCAGCCCAGGACATCTTTCTGCTCCATCCTCCCCAAGGAATAAGGTTGTTCAGGACTCTGAAGATGTCTCTATCTTCTCCCTTACCCAGAAAGAGGTGGTGCAGAGCCCTGGGGTTCCTGCCGACTCAACCCCCGCCCAGAAGGAGGTTGTTCAGGGCCCTGGTGCTCTCATTGCCCCCTCCTCCTCAGGGGGCAAGGTATCCCTCAGCCCAGGAGGCCCCCCTGCCCCAAGGCTGATGGGAGCAGAGGCCAGCCTGGAGTCCCAGCTTGGCCCTGACTCCGCTGAAGGTGAGACGTTCCCGGAGCCAtcaagggaggaggaggaggtggccctGACCGCTGACCTGGAGATTTTCCTGGACACCCTGCGGAGTATGGAACCCCCCGAGATCCTCCGCACTCACCGGCTGCCACGAGCCCCCCGCTCTTCCTACCTGGCCACATACGCCACGCTGCCTGCCATCGAGGAGGACCAGCCTGGGCCATGGGTGCTGGGACCCAGCCCCCAGGGGGTGCCTGCactggaagaaaatgaagaggaaaggggagaggaggaggaggaggaggaggaggaggaagaaccaCAGAACCCCTACCTGAGCGACGGTGAAAATCTCCAGCGCAGGCAGGAGAAAGCCAGGTCCAGCCCCTCCTGGGACTCCCACCCTGCCCGACCCTGCCAGGTCTCTTGCTCTCTTCTAGAGATGATGAAGAAGTACACAGCAGGTGCCAAGGGCGCCCACCCAGAAGTCGGGCCAGAGTGGCAGGCAGGCAGCCGGCCCACTTCCCGTCTTGAAGGCAGCCTTCTCTTTGGGGGTCTGgtgcctgccctcaaggaggcCCCCACTTTGGAACCACTGGGCACAAAACCATCTGCTCTACCGCCCCACGGGGCACCAGGGCTCAGGAAGGTGCCAGGGCAGCTGCCCCTGCTCTACAGGGAAGGGTCACCTCCAGAGAAGTCCGCATGTGCCCAGTCCCCGGAGGGGTGG agctcagcaatgaagacccagggCAAACTGAACACCAGGCCTGGAAAG ATGTTCCTCTTCTCGGAGCCTGGCTGCCAAGGCAGCAGCAGGGAGGTTTGGGAAGACATTGCTGATGCTTCCGGCTGGGCCCGCGTGGCTTCCATACGGGTGGTACGAGGCTG CTGGATGCTGTACGAAGAACCGGCGTTCCGGGGCCAGAAGCTGGTCCTGCCTGAAGGAGATGTGGAACTTGGAGCTCTGGGGCCAGCATGGAGTACCCAAGGCATTGGCTCCCTGAGGAGGGTTGTCCAG GACTACATTACCCCAGAGATCAGCCTGTACTCTGAGGAGGGCCTCAAGGGAGAGCAAGTGAAGCTAACCAAGGCCTTGGaggacccccagggcctggagaggCCTCTGCAGGTGGCATCTGCCACTGTCTCCGCAGGACT GTGGCTTCTATACCCCAAGCCCTTCTTTGAAGACACTCCCTGCATCCTGGAGCCTGGAGAGTACCCCACCCCAGAGGCCTGGGGTGCATCAGACCCCAGTGTGGGCTCCCTGAAGCCCATGAGATTG GGCTGCCCAAGTGTGGAGAAGCCAGGGGAGCCCAAG GCTGTAGTGTATGAGGCCCCAGGCTTTCAGGGCCAGAGCTGGGAAGTGAGCCGAGACATCTACAACCTGCAGCAGCCAGAGGACGGCCAGAGCCCCAGCTTGGCCTCTGTGGGGTCCCTGCAAGTTCTTGGGGGCTG ctgggTGGGCTACGAGAAGGAGGGTTTCCGGGGTCACCAGTATCTGCTGGAGGAGGGAGAATACGCTGATTGGTCACATTGGGGAGGCTATAACAAGGCGCTGACCTCCCTGCGAGTCATCCGGACG GACTTCGGGGACCCGGCGGTGGTGCTGTTTGAGGCCATGGACTTTGAGGGGCATGGCGTGGAGGTGAGCGAGGCATTGCCGGACGTGGAGCTGGCGGGACACGGCCCCCGAACGCAGGCCATCCACGTGCTCAGCGGCGT GTGGGTGGCCTATCAGGAGGTGGGCTTCTCCGGGGAGCAGTACGTGCTGGAGAAGGGCGTGTACCGCAACTGCGAAGACTGGGGCGCGAGCAGCAGCGCCCTCGCCTCTCTGCAGCCGGTCCTGCAG ATTCAGCTTTTCTCCGGTCCGGACTTCCTGGGCGACCACATCTCCTTTGACGATGACCAGACCTCTCTTcccccctccttccagccccaaTCTTGCCGGGTCCACGGCGGCAG ctgGATCCTGTTTGATGAGAAGAACTTTGAGGGTGAGCAGCACATTCTCTCTGAGGGCGAGTTCCCCACTCTCACAGCCATGGGCTGCCTGGCCTCCACGGTCCTGGGCTCTCTCCAGAAGGTGCCCCTG CACTTTTCAGAGCCATCCATTTTCCTGTATGGCCTGGAGTGCTTCGAGGGGAAGGAGATCGAGCTCGGTGGGGAGCTGCGGAGCCTGCAAGCCGAGGGCTTCAACAACCACGTGCTGTCTGTGCGGATCAAGGGGGGCTT ctgggtgctGTGCCAGCACAGCGACTTCCGGGGCCGCCAGTGGCTGGTGGGCAGCTGCGAGATCACCAACTGGCTGACGTACAGTGGGACCCAGAGGGTGGGCTCCCTCTACCCCATCAAGCAG CGCCGGGCTTACTTCCATCTCTGGAATGCGGCACTGGGGGGACTCCTGGCAGTGCCGGACCACGTGGAGGACATGAAGGCGGGCCGCGTGGTGGTCTCTGAGCCCCAAGCTGGAGGCAGCTGTATCTGGTACTACGAGGATGGGCTGCTGAAGAACCAG GTAGCCCCCACCATGAGCCTGCAGGTGATTGGCACCCCCAGCACAGGCTCCAAGGTAGTGCTGTGGGCTGAGAGCCGCCTGCCCCGCCAGACGTGGAGGATCAGCGAATCAGGCCATATCTGCAGCCAGATGTTTGAAGGCCGGATCCTAGATGTGAAGG gtggcCAGGGCTACGACCGGGACCACGCAGTGCTATGGGAGCTGGCCAAGGACAGGGCGTCCCAGATCTGGACTGTCCATGTGCTTTga